The genome window ATGCCGGACTCACCGGCCTCTGGCGGCTGGATGACTACGGACAAGCCACAACCGCCGATGCCGCCGGCAGCGGCTATAACGCTGTGCTCATTGGAAGTCCTCAGTGGGGACGCTCTTGGGCCGATGAGGATTATCTGCTCTTTACAACCCGTACACAGGCCCTGCAGATTTCTTCGAATACCATTTCTCCCCAGGCCGGCACGATTGCTCTTTGGACTGCCCCTTCGTCCGAAACCGGCGCCCGCTATCTGCTCGGCCATACGTACAACGGCTCCAACCGCATCGCCCTTCTGACTGTCAACGGAAAACTGGCCGTCAGCATGGGAAACGCCAGTCTAATCCAGCAGAACATTGCCGACCTGCCCTACGGTCAGATGGTTCACCTGGCCCTGGTGTGGAACAGCGGACAATACACCATCTACATCGACGGCGAACAGAAGGCTGCCGGCACCTACTCCGGGCTCAGCCAGCTCCGCTCCACCTTCGATATCGGCAACTACGGCGACCCGTCCCTGCGGATTGTCGGATTCCTCGGGCTGATCGACGAGGTCCGTACCTACAACCGCGCACTCGCAGCTGATGAGATTCGCAACCTCTACCAGACCTATCACGTAAAAGAAAACCGTCGGCTTGCCTTTCAGGTCCAGGCCGCTGACCAAACCGGAAAGCCGATTCCCTATCGGGCCTCCAACCTCCCCGAAGGCGCCTCTTTTGATCAAAAAACTCAAACCTTTATGTGGAGGCCCTGGTACAAGCAGGCCGGAGAATACAACATTCTCTTTAATGCCGACGGTCTGCCTTCGCAAACCGTAACTATAACCGTACAGGAAGTTGAACTGCAGGACTGGTATCAGGCCCTGCTGAGTACCGCCGGATTGCTATAAAAGAAAAATCATTAAACCGCCAAAATGCCGTATCTGTATCTGGAGTTGAGTGAATGAGAGTGATGAGTTCTCTGTTGCTCGGTCTGAATCTTATCGGACTGGCGGCAGCCTACGTCTGCCCGCCTTATGACGGTTGTATTTGGGGCTTTTCTGCAAACAATTTCACAATCAAACCCGGCTTTGCTGTTACAAACGCCGTACTAACTCTAACGAATATTTGCCCTGCCGACAATTGTCTGAATCCCGTTCTGTCAATCCGACTGCTGGACAATCCTTCCTCCGGATTTTCCCTCCTGACTGACAGCCTTCAAACAACCATTGACTGTTTTCAAAATGCTCCCGCCCTCTCCGCCGCCTGGCGAATGAATGAATACGCCGGCACACAGGCGAATAACTCCGTTGGAGGCGGGAGCCCGGCGATTTTCATCAACAATCCCGTATGGACAGAGAACGAAGGCATTTCTTTTTCAGACAATCAATACCTTCAAATTGAAGATCCTGACAATCTGTGCAGCCGTTCTCCTTTGGCCGTTTCGCTCTGGTTCAAAATCCGTTCGCCCCGCCGATACGCCAAACTGTTTATCAAACCCCTTGAAACCCGCTCGGCCCCCTGGGAACTGGCGGCTCTGGATTTGGGACCGGATGGTCTGACACCTCGTTTTGTTCTCTCAGACGGTACACCCGGCGGTCAATATGCGGCCGTCTTCGACAGCACTCGTAAGATTTCTCTCAATCAGTGGTATCATCTGCTGGGCACGTTCGACGGCTCTCAAATGGCTTTATGGCTCAATGGGGAATTCGTCGCTCAACGACAGGCGAATTTGACCGTCGGAACCAATCCAATGCCTATCTGTATCGGCGGACGGCTGGGCACGGACACAATGGACGGTCTGATTCGAGATGTAAGGATTTACAGCGGTCCGTCTGCCGGAAAACCCCTCCAATGGCTCCGGCCTTCCGATCCCTTTGCACCGCACGGAACTCTTCTTAAGTCCTTCAACACCCGAGACATCCAAACAAGCAGACAAACTCTAACCCTTTCTTTTCAACAGATTGATTCCCCGGATTCGTGGGTTTACAGCGTTTATCCAAGACCATTCTCCCTGACTGTTCCTCCCCGGCAAACTCCTCTCTCTTTCTCCTCTGCCATGCTCGAACTGCTCGATTTGCTTGGCAGAGGCAGGAATTGGGGCATTGGAATCGATACGGACGGTTTTTACTTTGACACTCTTTCTCTCTCTTTGACAATCGAACCGCTGGACGGCTCCCTGCCCCCGACCTATCAGACGTTTTCGTATCGAAATACGCGAGCCCCAATCATTCTCCCGCGAAACCCCATCACAGCCGAGCCGCAGCAAACTATTGCCTTCACCGTGGCTGTTCTTGAACTGGACGGCAACCCCTATACGGTTGCACCCTCCAATCTGCCTTCCGGGGCCTCCTTTGAGGGCAACACGTTCCGATGGACACCCACAGAGGAACAAATCGGTGAATGGGCCGTTACCTTTACAGCAAACGACGGAGTGATGAGTAGTCAAAGAACGGTATCTATTACCGTGAAGGAACCGACCCCGATTTTCACGCCGCTGGCAGACCAGACCGTTTATGAACTCCAGACCCT of Anaerohalosphaeraceae bacterium contains these proteins:
- a CDS encoding putative Ig domain-containing protein: MRVMSSLLLGLNLIGLAAAYVCPPYDGCIWGFSANNFTIKPGFAVTNAVLTLTNICPADNCLNPVLSIRLLDNPSSGFSLLTDSLQTTIDCFQNAPALSAAWRMNEYAGTQANNSVGGGSPAIFINNPVWTENEGISFSDNQYLQIEDPDNLCSRSPLAVSLWFKIRSPRRYAKLFIKPLETRSAPWELAALDLGPDGLTPRFVLSDGTPGGQYAAVFDSTRKISLNQWYHLLGTFDGSQMALWLNGEFVAQRQANLTVGTNPMPICIGGRLGTDTMDGLIRDVRIYSGPSAGKPLQWLRPSDPFAPHGTLLKSFNTRDIQTSRQTLTLSFQQIDSPDSWVYSVYPRPFSLTVPPRQTPLSFSSAMLELLDLLGRGRNWGIGIDTDGFYFDTLSLSLTIEPLDGSLPPTYQTFSYRNTRAPIILPRNPITAEPQQTIAFTVAVLELDGNPYTVAPSNLPSGASFEGNTFRWTPTEEQIGEWAVTFTANDGVMSSQRTVSITVKEPTPIFTPLADQTVYELQTLTLPVQAVNLAGQPVPITVSSLPSGAVFDGNTFEWKPSYGQAGTYTISFSAANEIRQETVSVTITVLPYKPPAKSKTILIL